Proteins encoded within one genomic window of uncultured Draconibacterium sp.:
- a CDS encoding glycosyltransferase family 4 protein, with protein sequence MSSERIKICYIVSSLANEGPVNVMYNIVNFIDFNNFEVFIVTLREEKGDSIINNFNKLPIKILPLNIPSKIWNLPRIYFTLRSILKKINPQILHSHCPRSLLLNSILPSIYKKVHTIHNFPGMVERALYGKSKGIIATLSILWSLKRLDLPIACANNIKELLYNHHHLNVEAIKNGSNFSVTKSDIETKLDLRKKLGLSENLKYFIFVGRFSKEKNPLFLTSHFPTIRNSNIGLIMLGDGPLMNKIDKESTTNIIYTGFTQNVKDYLMAADYFVSSSLTEGMPNSVMEAMSVGLPLLLSNIPAHQEIINNNDDKIGILYNINNVKDFKDKLNDLLTWPYESTSKSVQSLFSDQFTAQKMSKKYQSKYKELTNKLK encoded by the coding sequence ATGAGTTCAGAAAGAATCAAGATCTGTTACATTGTTTCATCATTAGCTAACGAGGGACCTGTCAATGTGATGTATAACATTGTAAATTTTATCGACTTCAACAATTTTGAAGTTTTTATAGTCACCTTAAGAGAAGAAAAGGGAGACTCAATCATTAATAATTTTAATAAACTTCCGATAAAAATATTGCCACTAAATATTCCAAGTAAAATCTGGAATTTGCCAAGAATATATTTTACATTAAGGTCAATACTAAAAAAAATAAATCCACAAATCCTACATAGCCATTGTCCTCGTTCCTTACTCCTTAATTCAATACTTCCTTCCATTTATAAAAAGGTTCATACAATCCATAACTTCCCGGGAATGGTAGAGAGGGCATTGTATGGAAAATCTAAAGGAATAATTGCAACACTCTCGATTCTTTGGTCACTAAAACGATTGGATTTACCAATTGCATGTGCCAATAATATAAAAGAACTTCTTTATAATCACCATCACCTCAATGTTGAAGCAATAAAAAACGGTTCAAATTTTTCGGTTACAAAATCAGATATTGAAACAAAATTAGATTTAAGGAAAAAACTCGGCTTATCTGAAAATCTTAAGTATTTCATTTTTGTTGGGAGATTCTCTAAAGAAAAAAATCCTTTATTTCTAACATCTCATTTTCCAACGATAAGAAACAGCAATATTGGTTTGATTATGTTGGGAGATGGTCCTTTAATGAACAAAATAGATAAAGAATCTACTACAAATATTATTTATACGGGATTTACCCAAAATGTAAAAGACTATCTTATGGCTGCCGATTATTTCGTTTCTTCATCACTTACAGAAGGAATGCCAAATTCGGTAATGGAGGCCATGTCTGTTGGCTTGCCTTTACTTCTTTCCAACATACCTGCTCATCAGGAAATTATTAATAACAATGATGACAAAATTGGAATATTGTATAACATAAATAATGTAAAAGATTTTAAGGATAAACTAAACGATTTATTAACTTGGCCATATGAGTCAACTTCCAAATCTGTTCAAAGTCTATTCTCAGATCAATTTACAGCTCAAAAAATGTCTAAAAAATATCAATCAAAATATAAAGAATTAACCAACAAATTAAAATGA
- a CDS encoding exopolysaccharide biosynthesis polyprenyl glycosylphosphotransferase, with translation MKSRETELLYTYLIFDLVLLNLSLVFVAWVDLDISLRNIRMMGTYILHGNLAWIISYLAFTKKNLYLRDSFVNRIWRISKRQLVFIMVAASFNLLFIPLHLSQLFFWKYALLFYVVKIIVYWIVYRYLKFKRGKRLNTLHAAILGYNDTGLFLQQIISSNPNLGYSFSGFISSKENIEEPFLGHPNDLEELIDQHDINIIFYTISFFNGGNVEKKGKEVLKICNRKGVRLNFIPTNQLWFRSRFNTESIGNMVVLNPQEIPLDSIGFRVQKRIFDLFFSLTLCIFLFSWLFPLIALLIKLDSKGPVFFVQERTGINNKTFRCLKFRSMKVNNEANDRQATANDDRITKLGRLMRRTNIDELPQFLNVLSGQMSVVGPRPHMLKHTEEYSSLIDNYLVRHYVKPGITGWAQVKGFRGETKKLSAMENRVRADMEYIENWRFAWDMKIIWQTVFGKHAYKNAA, from the coding sequence ATGAAATCCCGCGAAACTGAACTGCTCTATACTTACCTTATTTTTGATTTGGTTTTACTAAACCTGTCGCTGGTGTTCGTAGCCTGGGTCGATTTGGATATCTCGTTACGCAATATCCGTATGATGGGCACCTATATTTTGCATGGCAATCTGGCCTGGATAATCAGCTACCTGGCATTTACCAAAAAGAATCTTTATTTACGCGATAGTTTTGTAAACCGGATATGGAGAATTAGCAAACGTCAACTCGTTTTTATAATGGTTGCAGCCAGTTTCAATCTCCTGTTTATTCCTTTACATCTTTCCCAGTTATTCTTTTGGAAATATGCCCTGTTGTTTTATGTCGTTAAAATTATAGTCTATTGGATAGTGTATCGCTATTTAAAATTCAAACGTGGAAAACGTTTAAATACTTTACATGCGGCGATACTTGGTTACAATGATACCGGTTTATTCTTACAACAGATCATTAGCAGCAATCCCAATTTAGGTTATAGCTTTTCAGGTTTTATAAGCTCAAAAGAAAACATTGAAGAGCCCTTTCTGGGACACCCGAACGACCTGGAAGAACTAATCGACCAACACGATATTAATATTATATTCTATACCATCTCGTTTTTTAACGGAGGAAACGTTGAAAAGAAGGGAAAAGAGGTCCTAAAAATATGTAACCGCAAAGGGGTGCGCTTAAACTTTATTCCTACCAACCAACTTTGGTTCCGGAGTCGTTTTAACACGGAGTCAATAGGTAATATGGTGGTACTTAACCCTCAGGAAATTCCACTCGACAGCATAGGTTTTCGTGTACAAAAAAGAATCTTCGATCTCTTTTTTTCATTAACGCTTTGTATTTTTCTCTTTTCCTGGTTATTTCCATTAATTGCCCTCCTTATCAAACTCGATTCCAAAGGTCCGGTTTTCTTTGTTCAGGAACGTACCGGCATAAACAACAAAACCTTCAGATGTTTAAAATTCAGAAGTATGAAGGTAAACAACGAGGCGAATGACAGACAAGCAACAGCCAATGACGACCGGATTACTAAATTGGGAAGGTTAATGCGCAGAACCAACATCGATGAATTGCCACAGTTTTTAAATGTTTTATCAGGTCAAATGTCGGTTGTAGGACCACGTCCGCATATGTTAAAACATACCGAAGAATATTCTTCCCTTATCGATAATTACCTGGTAAGGCACTATGTAAAACCGGGAATAACTGGTTGGGCACAGGTAAAAGGATTTCGTGGAGAAACCAAAAAATTATCTGCCATGGAAAACCGTGTAAGAGCCGATATGGAATACATCGAAAACTGGAGATTCGCCTGGGATATGAAAATTATCTGGCAAACAGTTTTTGGTAAACATGCTTATAAAAATGCCGCATAA
- a CDS encoding WecB/TagA/CpsF family glycosyltransferase — protein MDFNQDILSAQLITVPAAPSMIESKDNPFYYKALENATYSIVDSGLFALLCKLHGINIHKYSGYRLIQDMLAYLDQRPLRLFVVSPRPAESENIKKLLLESTQCKEEDLAFYNAPMYPTNANVEDPELAKQIIVFQPDLVMLCVAGGKQEILGHYLQQKISKTTTIICTGAAISFFTGTQAKIPPLIDKLYLGWLARIFADPKIFLPRYLNAFKYVFWFWKFRSTLHVEE, from the coding sequence ATGGATTTTAATCAAGATATACTTTCAGCACAATTAATAACAGTACCGGCAGCCCCCTCAATGATAGAGAGTAAAGATAATCCGTTCTATTATAAGGCACTGGAAAATGCCACTTACAGTATTGTAGACAGTGGTTTATTCGCTTTATTATGTAAACTGCATGGTATTAACATTCATAAATATTCCGGTTACCGTTTAATACAGGATATGCTGGCCTATCTCGACCAAAGGCCATTAAGGTTGTTTGTGGTAAGTCCACGACCTGCTGAGAGTGAGAACATCAAAAAACTCCTTTTGGAAAGTACCCAATGCAAGGAAGAAGACCTTGCCTTTTATAATGCCCCCATGTATCCAACCAATGCCAATGTAGAAGATCCGGAACTGGCAAAGCAGATCATTGTTTTCCAACCAGATTTGGTGATGTTATGTGTGGCCGGGGGTAAGCAGGAGATTCTGGGGCATTATTTGCAACAAAAGATTAGTAAAACAACAACAATAATATGTACCGGGGCCGCCATTTCCTTTTTTACAGGAACCCAGGCAAAGATTCCTCCGCTTATTGATAAACTATATCTGGGCTGGCTGGCACGTATTTTTGCAGATCCAAAAATCTTTTTACCGCGTTATTTAAACGCCTTTAAATATGTATTCTGGTTTTGGAAGTTCAGGTCAACATTACACGTAGAAGAATAA
- a CDS encoding polysaccharide pyruvyl transferase family protein codes for MQKRIGILTYFTDPPYFNDINPGMNLQAYSVFEAVKDQNPYAEVEMIRYHSWWAIWRIYVSSMTLDTLKQDVIQFIKYYKFSKSFALSKKALVSKNSTKAYQFINSLGYDAIYVGSDTLLELFRAKTSEDITAYWLNRTVDAKKFMIAASARDTSYSKLTDGQKIKLNDSIQTFDMLGIRDNATYELINNFTNKKDKRLKIVPDPTFTFDIDYSFAQKYVEKKGLLKTGKPIICFHLLKTNLFAQPLADKLREKGFIIASLRPAKYADIILKDLSPLEFAGIFKFFHLTLTHRFHDSVFCIKNLSPLLLYPPSKNYVNESGNSKQSSLMDSFNIREECFIKDIESETIDSLFNKILQAPKNFEEKKVSINQTLFQYKEDFTKYVKETSENI; via the coding sequence ATGCAAAAAAGAATCGGTATTCTAACATACTTCACCGATCCTCCCTATTTCAATGACATCAATCCAGGGATGAATCTTCAGGCATATAGTGTTTTTGAAGCTGTAAAGGATCAAAATCCCTATGCAGAAGTAGAAATGATAAGATATCATTCCTGGTGGGCAATTTGGCGAATTTATGTATCATCAATGACCCTTGATACTTTAAAACAAGATGTAATTCAATTTATAAAGTATTACAAGTTCTCAAAAAGTTTTGCTCTGTCAAAAAAGGCATTGGTAAGTAAAAATTCTACAAAAGCTTACCAATTTATTAATTCCCTGGGATACGATGCAATATATGTTGGCAGCGACACTCTCCTCGAACTTTTTAGGGCAAAAACATCGGAAGATATTACTGCATATTGGCTAAATAGGACTGTAGACGCAAAAAAATTTATGATTGCTGCTTCAGCCCGTGACACATCCTACAGTAAATTAACTGATGGTCAAAAAATCAAACTAAATGATTCAATTCAAACATTTGACATGTTGGGAATTAGAGATAATGCAACTTATGAATTGATTAACAATTTCACCAACAAAAAAGATAAACGATTAAAGATAGTTCCCGATCCGACTTTTACATTTGATATTGATTACTCTTTTGCTCAAAAATATGTAGAAAAAAAAGGACTATTAAAAACGGGCAAACCGATAATATGTTTTCACCTGTTGAAAACTAATCTTTTTGCCCAGCCGCTTGCAGATAAACTAAGGGAAAAAGGATTTATTATTGCCTCGTTACGCCCTGCCAAATATGCCGATATTATTTTGAAAGATTTATCGCCATTGGAATTTGCCGGAATCTTCAAATTTTTCCATTTGACATTGACGCACCGTTTTCATGATTCCGTATTTTGTATTAAAAACCTATCACCTCTACTTCTTTATCCTCCTTCAAAAAACTATGTTAATGAGTCGGGGAACTCCAAACAATCATCACTAATGGACTCGTTTAATATTCGTGAAGAATGTTTTATTAAAGATATTGAATCTGAAACTATCGATAGTTTGTTTAATAAAATATTACAAGCTCCTAAAAATTTCGAAGAAAAGAAAGTATCAATAAACCAAACGCTTTTTCAATACAAAGAAGATTTTACGAAATACGTTAAGGAAACTTCTGAAAATATTTAA
- a CDS encoding GxxExxY protein gives MDLLENPPLLYKEESYKIIGACMEVHKTLGCGFLEAVYQEALAIELSKQGIPFNKEEKLNIHYKGVKLNKEYIADFICYNSIIIELKALNKLNGDHTAQVLNYLKATGFQLGLLINFGSTSLQYKRLVL, from the coding sequence ATGGATTTACTTGAAAACCCACCTCTTTTATACAAAGAAGAAAGCTACAAGATCATTGGCGCCTGTATGGAAGTGCATAAAACTTTGGGCTGTGGTTTTTTGGAAGCTGTATATCAGGAAGCACTGGCCATTGAGCTTTCAAAACAGGGTATTCCTTTCAATAAGGAAGAAAAACTTAATATTCATTACAAAGGGGTCAAGCTAAACAAAGAATATATCGCTGATTTTATATGTTATAATTCCATAATCATCGAATTAAAAGCACTAAATAAACTAAATGGAGATCATACTGCTCAGGTATTAAATTATTTAAAAGCAACAGGTTTTCAGTTAGGACTATTGATCAACTTTGGAAGCACAAGCCTTCAATACAAAAGACTGGTTCTTTAA
- the gmd gene encoding GDP-mannose 4,6-dehydratase has protein sequence MTQKVALITGITGQDGGYLAEYLLKKGYIVHGIKRRTSLFNTDRIDHLYQDPHVENRNLILHYGDLTDSMNLTKIIQEVQPDEIYNLAAMSHVKVSFDTPEYVANADGIGTLRILEAVRLLGLTEKSRIYQASTSELYGLVQEVPQSEKTPFYPRSPYAVAKMYAYWITVNYREAYNMHSSNGILFNHESPQRGETFVTRKVTRAMSRIALGLQEKVYMGNLSSKRDWGHAKDYIKAMYLILQQDQPDDYVIATGITTTIRDFIKMAGAEVGLEIVFGGEGVNEKGVITAVDEKIFCDKVGEKYLSGIKEKIAAKAEIVEVDPQYFRPTEVDLLIGDPTKSQTVLGWKPEYDLNGLVKDMMQSDIKLMLKDCYLQEGGYKTLNYFE, from the coding sequence ATGACACAAAAAGTAGCCCTTATTACAGGGATCACCGGACAAGACGGAGGCTATTTAGCCGAGTACCTCTTAAAAAAAGGATACATTGTTCACGGTATCAAACGCCGCACATCTCTGTTTAACACCGACCGTATCGACCATTTATACCAGGATCCTCATGTGGAGAACCGTAACCTTATATTACATTACGGCGACCTCACAGACAGTATGAACCTCACCAAGATCATTCAGGAGGTTCAACCGGATGAGATCTATAACCTGGCAGCCATGAGTCATGTAAAAGTGAGCTTCGATACTCCGGAATATGTAGCCAATGCCGATGGTATTGGAACATTGCGTATACTGGAAGCTGTTCGCCTGCTTGGTCTTACCGAGAAATCAAGGATTTACCAGGCATCTACATCTGAATTGTATGGTTTGGTACAGGAAGTGCCACAAAGCGAAAAAACGCCGTTCTACCCTCGCTCTCCTTATGCCGTAGCAAAAATGTATGCCTACTGGATAACAGTGAACTACCGCGAGGCCTATAACATGCACTCCAGCAATGGTATTCTGTTTAACCATGAAAGTCCGCAACGCGGAGAGACCTTTGTTACCCGAAAAGTAACACGCGCCATGAGTCGTATTGCGCTGGGCTTACAGGAGAAAGTATATATGGGTAACCTGTCGAGCAAACGGGACTGGGGACATGCCAAAGACTACATCAAAGCCATGTACCTCATCCTTCAACAAGATCAGCCGGATGATTATGTAATTGCCACCGGGATTACCACCACTATTCGCGACTTTATAAAAATGGCCGGTGCAGAAGTGGGGCTGGAAATTGTTTTCGGTGGTGAGGGAGTGAATGAAAAAGGGGTGATCACAGCGGTGGATGAAAAGATCTTCTGCGATAAAGTTGGAGAGAAATACCTGTCCGGGATCAAGGAGAAGATAGCTGCTAAAGCTGAGATCGTTGAAGTAGATCCGCAATACTTCCGCCCAACCGAAGTTGACCTGCTGATCGGAGATCCGACCAAATCACAAACTGTTCTTGGCTGGAAGCCTGAGTACGATCTGAATGGCCTGGTGAAAGATATGATGCAATCCGATATCAAGCTCATGCTAAAAGACTGTTACTTACAGGAAGGCGGATACAAAACCTTAAATTACTTTGAGTAG
- the rfbC gene encoding dTDP-4-dehydrorhamnose 3,5-epimerase — translation MNIINTNIPEVLIFEPKVFGDSRGYFMESFRQEVIQDHIAQVNFIQDNESFSQYGVLRGLHFQRPPHTQGKLVRVLQGEVLDIAVDIRLNSPTYGQHVAVKLSADNKRQL, via the coding sequence ATGAATATCATAAATACAAACATACCCGAAGTACTCATCTTTGAACCCAAAGTCTTTGGCGACAGCAGGGGGTACTTTATGGAGTCCTTTCGGCAGGAAGTGATCCAAGACCATATTGCGCAGGTTAACTTCATTCAGGACAATGAATCTTTTTCGCAATACGGAGTATTACGTGGATTGCATTTTCAACGTCCGCCACATACGCAGGGCAAACTGGTTCGTGTACTTCAGGGAGAAGTGTTGGATATTGCCGTGGATATCCGTTTGAATTCACCCACTTACGGACAACATGTTGCAGTTAAACTGTCGGCAGATAACAAACGACAGCTTTAG
- a CDS encoding nitroreductase family protein translates to MGKIKSWLKQNNHITGYRIFLELRNEFKILSTHLGAFSYKKNKYKFEADITIRIHAIEKGLALPNPRVGFGEKKVAELLQTIEDYNNRFGDLDFISHLTPVLDSYFKFNKDNGHCNKQLSDVYKEVKHYSISQNSQGGTISLSKKEILQRSKIDFGKFINSRYSIRDFSDTPVDKELILNAIQIAKKTPSACNRQAWKVYVFSDKIKKQELLDWQGNRGFTENIDTAIVVACSLNAFFINEMHQAYIDGGLYAMTLIYALHSQGLGTIPLTMGMMSSKMNKFYEKFNIPKEIVPILIIGVGNLKDNFKVAISERKDIKSYVEFI, encoded by the coding sequence ATGGGAAAAATAAAAAGCTGGTTAAAACAAAATAACCACATTACCGGATATCGAATTTTTTTAGAATTAAGAAATGAATTTAAAATTCTATCGACTCATTTAGGAGCGTTCAGTTACAAAAAAAATAAGTACAAATTTGAGGCTGATATAACAATTCGAATTCATGCAATTGAGAAAGGCTTAGCATTACCGAATCCTAGGGTGGGATTTGGAGAAAAAAAGGTTGCCGAACTATTACAAACTATAGAAGATTATAATAACCGTTTTGGAGACCTTGATTTTATTTCTCATTTAACTCCTGTCTTAGACTCCTATTTTAAATTCAACAAAGATAATGGTCATTGCAATAAGCAACTTTCAGATGTATACAAGGAAGTAAAACATTATTCGATTAGCCAAAATTCGCAAGGGGGTACAATATCATTAAGTAAAAAGGAAATTTTACAGCGATCTAAAATAGATTTCGGCAAATTTATTAATTCTCGATATTCAATAAGAGACTTCTCTGATACTCCCGTTGATAAAGAATTAATTCTAAATGCAATACAAATAGCGAAAAAAACCCCCTCTGCCTGTAATCGCCAAGCGTGGAAAGTTTATGTTTTTTCTGATAAAATTAAAAAACAGGAATTATTAGATTGGCAAGGCAACAGAGGATTCACTGAGAACATTGATACTGCAATTGTAGTAGCATGTTCATTAAATGCATTTTTTATAAATGAAATGCACCAAGCGTACATCGATGGAGGTTTATACGCTATGACACTTATTTATGCATTACACTCTCAAGGACTTGGTACAATTCCATTAACAATGGGAATGATGTCTTCTAAAATGAACAAATTTTATGAAAAATTCAATATTCCAAAAGAAATTGTGCCAATACTCATTATTGGAGTTGGTAACTTAAAAGATAACTTTAAAGTTGCAATCTCTGAAAGGAAGGATATTAAGAGCTATGTAGAGTTTATTTAA
- a CDS encoding GDP-L-fucose synthase: MNKEAKIYIAGHKGLVGSAIWKNFQNKGYTNLIGRTLEELDLMNQQAVADFFEQEKPEYVVLAAAKVGGIIANNTYRGQFIYENLQIQNNVIHQSYVHGVKKLLFLGSTCIYPKQAPQPMPENCLLTDTLEYTNEPYAIAKIAGLKMCESYNLQYGTNFISVMPTNLYGPNDNFNLETSHVLPAMVRKIHLSKCVEDNNWDAIREDLNRRPVEGINGTATNEKILNILNKYGIQSFNNSVLLNLWGTGKPMREFLWSEDMADACVFLMENRNFQDVKAECDGEIVNTHINIGTGKEISIRQLSEVIQNEIGFQGTISFDTSKPDGTMRKLTDPSKLHRLGWQHNIELEEGIKLMYEHYMKA; encoded by the coding sequence ATGAATAAAGAAGCAAAAATATACATTGCCGGACACAAAGGCCTTGTAGGTTCAGCCATCTGGAAAAACTTTCAAAACAAAGGCTATACAAATCTTATTGGCCGAACGTTAGAAGAACTGGATCTGATGAACCAGCAGGCTGTAGCTGATTTTTTTGAACAGGAGAAACCAGAATATGTGGTTCTGGCAGCCGCAAAAGTAGGTGGAATTATCGCCAACAATACCTACCGCGGTCAATTCATTTACGAAAACCTGCAGATACAGAATAATGTCATTCACCAGTCTTATGTGCATGGTGTAAAGAAACTGTTGTTCCTGGGATCGACCTGCATCTATCCGAAACAGGCCCCCCAGCCCATGCCGGAGAATTGCCTGCTGACCGATACGCTGGAATACACCAATGAGCCTTATGCCATTGCAAAAATAGCAGGCTTAAAAATGTGTGAGTCATACAACCTGCAGTACGGCACCAATTTTATCTCGGTAATGCCTACCAACCTGTATGGGCCTAATGATAATTTTAACCTGGAGACTTCGCACGTATTGCCGGCTATGGTTCGTAAAATCCATTTGTCGAAATGTGTGGAAGATAATAACTGGGATGCTATCCGTGAAGACCTGAACCGACGTCCCGTAGAAGGAATTAATGGAACAGCAACAAACGAAAAAATTCTAAACATTTTAAACAAATATGGCATTCAGTCCTTCAATAATTCAGTCCTTCTCAATCTCTGGGGAACCGGTAAACCCATGCGCGAATTCCTGTGGTCGGAAGACATGGCAGATGCCTGCGTATTTTTAATGGAAAACCGGAACTTTCAGGATGTGAAAGCCGAATGTGACGGAGAGATCGTCAATACCCATATCAACATTGGTACCGGAAAGGAAATATCGATCAGGCAGCTTTCAGAGGTTATACAAAATGAAATTGGTTTTCAGGGAACCATAAGTTTTGACACATCAAAACCTGATGGTACCATGCGAAAACTCACCGATCCTTCGAAATTACATCGTCTCGGGTGGCAGCATAACATTGAACTGGAAGAAGGGATTAAATTGATGTACGAACATTACATGAAAGCTTAA
- a CDS encoding NAD(P)-dependent oxidoreductase, with product MKKILITGGSGFIGTNLIESLIDNTENSILNIDNETPKIQERNNIWQNVDIRDLEALSNSIEVFKPELVIHLAARTDLDGKTLKDYDANTKGVSNLLAVLKETPSVKRVVFASSMYVCEPGYSPKSFDDYAPHTVYGESKVLTEKIIKEENPSEYTWSIIRPTSIWGPWFGEPYANFFNIVRSGKYFHMGERACSKTYGYIDNALYQIMSIVEAEQEKVNKKIFYLGDYTPYPISEWADEIAKEIGIKIPRIPFFLFRFAGWGGDILKTVGIKFPMTSFRLKNMTTDNIHDLFPIQEIAPNLPISRIVGVKKTMKWINSTN from the coding sequence ATGAAAAAAATTTTGATTACGGGTGGTTCTGGATTTATTGGGACAAATCTCATTGAAAGCCTTATCGATAATACAGAGAATTCAATATTAAATATTGATAATGAAACTCCCAAGATACAGGAAAGAAACAATATCTGGCAGAATGTGGATATTAGGGACTTGGAGGCTTTGTCAAATTCAATCGAAGTATTTAAGCCAGAGCTGGTCATTCATTTAGCTGCCCGTACGGACCTCGATGGAAAAACACTTAAAGATTACGATGCCAACACAAAAGGAGTTTCAAACTTATTGGCAGTATTAAAAGAAACACCTTCAGTAAAAAGGGTAGTTTTTGCCTCATCCATGTATGTTTGTGAACCTGGTTATTCACCCAAAAGTTTTGATGATTATGCCCCTCACACAGTTTATGGGGAAAGCAAAGTGCTAACTGAGAAGATTATTAAGGAAGAGAATCCGTCGGAGTACACTTGGAGTATCATCCGTCCAACCTCAATTTGGGGGCCCTGGTTTGGAGAACCATACGCCAACTTTTTTAATATTGTTCGTTCGGGGAAATATTTTCACATGGGAGAACGGGCATGTTCAAAGACATATGGATATATTGACAATGCACTTTACCAAATAATGTCGATTGTAGAGGCAGAACAAGAAAAAGTAAATAAAAAAATATTCTACCTTGGCGATTATACTCCATATCCAATTTCGGAATGGGCTGATGAAATTGCAAAAGAAATAGGTATTAAAATTCCAAGAATACCGTTTTTCCTGTTTCGTTTTGCTGGCTGGGGAGGAGATATTTTAAAAACGGTTGGAATCAAATTCCCAATGACTTCATTTCGATTAAAAAACATGACTACGGATAATATTCATGACCTCTTTCCCATTCAGGAAATAGCCCCGAATTTACCAATTTCACGCATTGTTGGAGTGAAAAAGACAATGAAATGGATTAACTCCACAAACTAA
- a CDS encoding adenylyltransferase/cytidyltransferase family protein, with translation MNNNKKVFVSGCYDMLHSGHVAFFKEASQYGDVYVGLGSDKTVADLKGRHTINSEQERLYMVKSIKYVTKAFVNSGSGIMDFENELKELKPDYFVVNEDGYSPTKKELCDSLGIELKVLERIPDAGLPARSTTSIRTGDNCTLPYRIDLAGTWIDQPYVSKYHPGWAITLSLEPVIEYNERCGMSTSTRNAAKKIWPYYLPLEKPQKLAEILFKFENTPGSTLISGAQDAIGICMPGLVRHYYDNAYWPKQFESVHDEDILDWLEEHLFMVLLWPRPAGTDLLKETYISEDNVKALANAADGAWQAILDKDLTKFARYFKKSFEAQTTMFPAMLYPEIEKVIDSYKDQSLAWKLAGAGGGGYMILVADHQPKGSMKIKIRRKETGL, from the coding sequence ATGAATAACAATAAAAAAGTCTTCGTTTCCGGATGTTATGATATGCTGCACAGTGGCCATGTGGCCTTCTTTAAAGAGGCTTCACAGTATGGCGATGTGTATGTGGGACTTGGCTCGGATAAGACAGTTGCCGACCTGAAAGGACGACACACCATTAACAGTGAGCAGGAACGTTTGTATATGGTAAAATCCATTAAATATGTTACCAAAGCTTTTGTGAACAGTGGCAGCGGAATTATGGACTTTGAAAACGAGCTCAAAGAACTAAAGCCCGACTATTTTGTAGTGAATGAAGATGGTTATTCGCCAACAAAGAAGGAACTGTGTGATTCACTGGGCATAGAGTTGAAGGTATTGGAGCGTATTCCCGATGCCGGGCTACCTGCACGGTCAACGACCTCTATCCGTACAGGCGATAACTGTACCCTGCCCTACCGTATCGATCTGGCCGGAACATGGATCGATCAGCCTTATGTATCGAAATACCACCCGGGATGGGCGATTACCTTATCGCTGGAGCCGGTTATCGAATACAACGAGCGTTGCGGTATGAGCACTTCAACACGTAATGCTGCGAAGAAGATCTGGCCCTACTACCTGCCACTGGAGAAACCTCAAAAGCTGGCGGAGATACTCTTTAAATTTGAAAATACGCCCGGATCTACGTTGATATCAGGAGCACAAGATGCCATCGGTATCTGTATGCCCGGACTGGTTCGTCATTATTACGACAATGCGTATTGGCCCAAACAATTTGAATCGGTTCATGATGAAGACATTCTTGACTGGCTGGAAGAACACCTGTTTATGGTATTGCTCTGGCCCCGTCCTGCCGGTACCGATCTGCTGAAAGAAACCTATATTTCAGAAGATAATGTAAAAGCATTGGCCAATGCTGCTGACGGCGCCTGGCAAGCGATTCTCGATAAAGACTTAACAAAATTTGCCCGGTACTTTAAAAAATCATTCGAAGCGCAAACTACCATGTTCCCCGCTATGTTATATCCGGAGATTGAGAAAGTGATCGATAGCTATAAAGATCAATCCCTGGCATGGAAACTCGCAGGAGCAGGTGGCGGTGGTTATATGATATTGGTGGCCGATCACCAACCAAAAGGAAGTATGAAAATAAAGATCAGACGAAAAGAAACAGGACTGTAA